A window of the Pseudomonas fluorescens genome harbors these coding sequences:
- the cydB gene encoding cytochrome d ubiquinol oxidase subunit II, translating to MGIDLPLIWAVIIIFGIMMYVVMDGFDLGIGILFPFIPGKTDRDVMMNTVAPVWDGNETWLVLGGAALFGAFPLAYSVVLSALYLPLIFMLIGLIFRGVAFEFRFKAKDDKRHLWDKAFIGGSVAATFFQGVALGAFIDGLPVVNRQYAGGSLDWLTPFTLFCGAALVVAYALLGCTWLIMKTEGKLQEQMHNLARPLAFVLLAVIGIVSLWTPLAHPEIATRWFSMPNLFWFMPVPILVLVTMYGLIRAVARNANYMPFLLTLVLIFLGYSGLGISLWPNIVPPSISIWDAAAPPQSQGFMLVGTLFIIPFILGYTFWSYYVFRGKVTHEDGYH from the coding sequence ATGGGTATTGATCTTCCGCTGATCTGGGCCGTGATCATCATCTTCGGGATCATGATGTACGTGGTCATGGACGGTTTCGACCTGGGGATCGGGATTCTCTTCCCGTTCATCCCCGGCAAGACCGACCGCGACGTGATGATGAACACCGTCGCCCCGGTATGGGACGGCAATGAAACCTGGCTGGTACTGGGCGGTGCGGCGTTGTTCGGCGCGTTCCCGCTGGCGTATTCGGTGGTGCTGTCGGCGCTGTACCTGCCGCTGATCTTCATGCTGATCGGGCTGATTTTCCGCGGCGTGGCGTTCGAGTTCCGCTTCAAGGCCAAGGACGACAAGCGTCATTTGTGGGACAAGGCATTCATCGGTGGTTCGGTGGCGGCGACGTTCTTCCAGGGCGTGGCGCTTGGCGCGTTCATCGACGGCCTGCCCGTGGTCAACCGGCAATACGCCGGCGGCTCACTGGACTGGCTGACGCCGTTCACGCTGTTCTGCGGCGCCGCGCTGGTGGTGGCGTATGCCTTGCTCGGCTGCACCTGGCTGATCATGAAGACCGAAGGCAAGTTGCAGGAGCAGATGCACAACCTGGCGCGACCTCTGGCTTTCGTGCTGTTGGCGGTGATCGGCATCGTCAGCCTGTGGACGCCGCTGGCCCACCCGGAAATTGCGACGCGCTGGTTCAGCATGCCGAATCTGTTCTGGTTCATGCCGGTGCCGATTCTGGTGCTGGTGACGATGTACGGCCTGATTCGCGCAGTGGCGCGCAATGCCAACTACATGCCGTTCCTTCTGACGCTGGTGCTGATCTTCCTCGGCTACAGCGGTCTGGGCATCAGCCTGTGGCCGAACATCGTGCCGCCGTCGATCTCGATCTGGGACGCCGCCGCACCGCCGCAAAGCCAGGGCTTCATGCTAGTGGGCACGCTGTTCATCATCCCGTTCATCCTGGGTTACACCTTCTGGAGCTACTACGTGTTCCGCGGCAAGGTCACCCACGAAGACGGTTATCACTAA
- a CDS encoding carbon starvation CstA family protein: MKNNNSLLRHLPWLLLAIVGACALGVVALRRGEAINALWIVVAAVAIYLVAYRYYSLFIANNVMQLDPRRATPAVLNNDGLDYVPTNKHILFGHHFAAIAGAGPLVGPVLAAQMGYLPGTLWLIAGVVLAGAVQDFMVLFMSTRRNGRSLGDMVREEMGRIPGTIALFGCFLIMIIILAVLALIVVKALAESPWGIFTVMATIPIAMFMGIYMRYIRPGRIGEISVIGVILLLGSIWLGGQIAADPVWAKAFSFTGVQITWMLIGYGFVAAVLPVWLILAPRDYLSTFLKIGTIIALAIGILVTMPELKMPALTQFVDGTGPVWKGGLFPFLFITIACGAVSGFHALISSGTTPKLLDNETNARYIGYGGMLMESFVAIMAMVAASVIEPGVYFAMNSPAAVVGGDVVAVATAVSNWGFAITPEALQAVAHDIGETTILARAGGAPTLAVGIAQILHSVLPGENTMAFWYHFAILFEALFILTAVDAGTRAGRFMLQDLLGSFVPALKRTESWTANLIATAGCVAMWGWLLYQGVIDPLGGINTLWPLFGISNQMLAGIALMLGTVVLIKMKRQRYIWVTLLPAAWLLICTTTAGFIKLFDANPAVGFLSLAKKYSDALAAGQVIAPAKSVEQMQHVIFNAYTNATLTALFLFVVFSILFYALKVGIAAWGKKERTDKESPFQALPDA, translated from the coding sequence ATGAAAAATAATAATAGCCTGCTACGCCACTTACCCTGGCTGCTGCTGGCAATCGTAGGAGCGTGCGCCCTGGGCGTAGTGGCATTGCGCCGAGGCGAGGCGATCAACGCCTTGTGGATCGTGGTCGCCGCCGTGGCCATCTATCTGGTTGCGTACCGTTACTACAGTCTGTTCATCGCTAACAATGTGATGCAACTCGATCCGCGTCGGGCCACCCCCGCCGTGCTCAACAACGACGGTCTGGACTACGTTCCGACCAACAAACACATTCTCTTCGGACACCACTTCGCGGCCATCGCCGGCGCGGGCCCTCTGGTCGGCCCGGTACTGGCGGCGCAGATGGGCTACCTGCCCGGTACGCTGTGGCTGATCGCCGGCGTGGTGCTGGCGGGTGCGGTGCAGGACTTCATGGTCCTGTTCATGTCGACCCGTCGCAACGGCCGTTCCCTGGGCGACATGGTGCGTGAAGAAATGGGCCGCATTCCCGGCACCATCGCCCTGTTCGGCTGCTTCCTGATCATGATCATCATCCTCGCGGTGCTGGCGCTGATCGTGGTGAAAGCCCTGGCGGAGAGCCCGTGGGGTATCTTCACCGTGATGGCGACCATCCCGATCGCGATGTTCATGGGCATCTACATGCGCTACATCCGTCCGGGCCGCATCGGCGAGATCTCGGTCATCGGCGTGATTCTGCTGCTCGGTTCGATCTGGCTGGGCGGGCAGATTGCTGCTGACCCGGTGTGGGCCAAGGCCTTCAGCTTCACCGGCGTGCAAATCACCTGGATGCTGATCGGTTATGGCTTCGTCGCCGCCGTACTCCCGGTGTGGCTGATTCTTGCCCCGCGTGACTACCTCTCCACCTTCCTCAAGATCGGTACCATCATCGCTCTGGCGATCGGCATCCTGGTGACCATGCCCGAGCTGAAAATGCCGGCGCTGACCCAGTTCGTCGACGGCACCGGCCCGGTGTGGAAGGGCGGTCTGTTTCCGTTCCTGTTCATCACCATCGCTTGCGGTGCGGTATCGGGCTTCCACGCGCTGATCTCTTCCGGGACCACGCCGAAGCTGCTGGATAACGAAACCAACGCCCGCTACATCGGTTACGGCGGCATGCTGATGGAATCGTTCGTGGCCATCATGGCCATGGTCGCTGCCTCGGTGATCGAGCCAGGCGTGTACTTCGCCATGAACAGCCCGGCTGCCGTGGTCGGCGGTGATGTGGTGGCCGTGGCAACCGCAGTCAGCAACTGGGGCTTTGCAATTACCCCGGAAGCCCTGCAAGCCGTGGCGCATGACATCGGCGAAACCACCATTCTGGCCCGTGCCGGTGGTGCGCCGACCCTGGCGGTCGGTATCGCGCAGATCCTGCACAGTGTCCTGCCGGGTGAGAACACCATGGCGTTCTGGTACCACTTCGCGATCCTGTTCGAAGCGCTGTTCATCCTGACCGCAGTCGATGCCGGCACCCGTGCCGGTCGCTTCATGCTGCAGGACCTGCTCGGCTCCTTCGTACCGGCGCTGAAACGTACCGAATCCTGGACTGCCAACCTGATTGCCACCGCCGGTTGTGTGGCGATGTGGGGCTGGTTGCTGTATCAGGGCGTGATCGATCCGCTGGGTGGTATCAACACCTTGTGGCCGCTGTTCGGTATCTCCAACCAGATGCTGGCCGGTATCGCGCTGATGCTCGGCACCGTGGTCCTGATCAAGATGAAGCGTCAGCGCTACATCTGGGTCACCCTGCTGCCGGCGGCCTGGCTGCTGATCTGCACCACGACCGCAGGCTTCATCAAGCTGTTCGACGCCAACCCGGCCGTCGGCTTCCTGTCGCTGGCCAAGAAGTACAGCGATGCACTGGCCGCAGGCCAGGTGATCGCACCGGCCAAGAGCGTCGAGCAGATGCAGCACGTGATCTTCAACGCCTACACCAACGCTACATTGACCGCGCTGTTCCTGTTCGTGGTATTCAGCATCCTGTTCTATGCGCTCAAGGTCGGCATCGCCGCCTGGGGCAAAAAAGAGCGTACGGACAAAGAATCGCCATTCCAGGCCCTGCCGGATGCGTAA
- a CDS encoding catalase, whose protein sequence is MNPTLGSGVIPRRTVGVLAAGLLTLSVNAAPLTRDNGAAVGDNQNSQTAGANGPVLLQDVQLIQKLQRFDRERIPERVVHARGTGAHGTFTATNDLSDLSKAKVFTVGQVTPVFVRFSAVVHGNHSPETLRDPRGFATKFYTADGNWDLVGNNFPTFFIRDAIKFPDMVHAFKPDPRTNLDDDSRRFDFFSHVPEATRTLTELYSNSGTPASYREMDGNSVHAYKLVNAKGEVHYVKFHWKSLQGIKNLDPQQVVQVQGRDYSHMTHDLVTNIYKGNFPKWDLYIQVLNPQDLSKFDFDPLDATKIWPGVAERKVGQMVLNRNPANVFQETEQVAMAPSNVVPGIEPSEDRLLQGRIFAYADTQMYRLGANALQLPINAARTPVNDGNQDGAMNAGASTSGVNYQPSRLQPREEMPGARYSQTALRGSTQQARIQREQNFKQAGDLYRSFSKKERQDLIESFGGSLAGADDESKHIMLSFLYKADPEYGAGVTNVAKGDLERVKALAAKLVD, encoded by the coding sequence ATGAATCCCACACTTGGTTCAGGGGTTATTCCCCGTCGCACCGTTGGTGTATTGGCCGCCGGCCTGTTGACCCTTTCCGTGAACGCTGCACCTCTGACCCGTGACAACGGTGCGGCGGTCGGCGACAACCAGAACTCGCAAACCGCCGGCGCCAACGGCCCGGTGTTGTTGCAGGACGTGCAACTGATCCAGAAGCTTCAACGCTTCGACCGCGAGCGCATTCCCGAGCGCGTCGTGCATGCTCGTGGCACCGGTGCCCATGGCACGTTCACCGCGACCAACGACCTGAGTGATCTGAGCAAGGCCAAGGTGTTTACTGTTGGCCAGGTCACACCAGTGTTCGTGCGTTTCTCGGCGGTGGTTCACGGCAATCACTCCCCGGAAACCCTGCGTGACCCACGGGGTTTCGCGACGAAGTTCTACACCGCCGATGGTAACTGGGATCTGGTAGGCAACAACTTCCCGACATTCTTCATTCGGGATGCGATCAAGTTTCCGGACATGGTGCATGCTTTCAAACCCGATCCGCGCACCAACCTTGACGATGACTCGCGCCGCTTCGATTTCTTCTCCCATGTACCGGAAGCAACCCGCACATTGACAGAGTTGTATTCCAACTCAGGGACACCAGCCAGTTATCGGGAGATGGACGGCAACAGTGTGCACGCCTACAAGTTGGTTAATGCCAAAGGCGAAGTGCACTACGTAAAGTTTCACTGGAAAAGTTTGCAGGGCATCAAAAATCTCGACCCGCAACAAGTTGTGCAAGTTCAGGGCCGGGATTACAGCCACATGACTCACGATTTGGTAACAAATATTTACAAGGGAAACTTTCCCAAATGGGACTTGTACATTCAAGTCTTGAATCCGCAAGATTTGTCCAAGTTTGATTTCGATCCTCTTGATGCCACCAAGATCTGGCCAGGTGTTGCAGAGCGAAAAGTTGGACAAATGGTGTTGAACCGCAATCCTGCGAATGTCTTCCAGGAAACCGAACAGGTCGCCATGGCGCCATCGAATGTGGTGCCGGGCATCGAGCCTTCGGAAGACCGTCTGCTGCAAGGCCGGATATTTGCCTATGCCGATACGCAAATGTATCGCCTCGGCGCCAATGCCCTGCAATTGCCGATCAATGCCGCCAGAACCCCCGTCAACGATGGCAATCAGGATGGCGCGATGAATGCCGGTGCAAGCACCTCGGGTGTCAACTATCAGCCGAGCCGTCTGCAACCGCGTGAAGAGATGCCTGGTGCGCGATACAGCCAGACCGCGCTGCGGGGCAGCACGCAACAGGCCAGAATTCAGCGCGAGCAGAACTTCAAGCAGGCCGGTGATCTGTATCGCTCGTTCAGCAAGAAAGAGCGTCAGGATCTGATCGAGAGCTTTGGCGGCTCGCTGGCGGGTGCCGATGACGAAAGCAAGCACATCATGCTGTCCTTCCTCTATAAGGCGGATCCGGAATACGGAGCCGGGGTGACCAACGTCGCCAAGGGTGACCTGGAACGGGTCAAGGCCCTGGCGGCCAAGCTGGTCGACTGA
- a CDS encoding methyltransferase has translation MPLLDTPFAQLDLIRQPEQQNEPLQAFDAADEYLLNHLAEQNLPADTRVLVLNDSFGALAISLAGKVQVSTSGDSFLAFQGLEKNLLRNGQAFDALRGVPASEPLVGPFDRVLIRVPKTLALLEEQLIRLQGQLAPGAQVVAAAMVKHLPRAAGDLLERYIGPVQASLAVKKARLLIATPEAKAPAVSPYPTRYRLDEPAIELLNHANVFCREGLDIGTRAFLPHLPKNLGSARVADLGCGNGVLAIASALQNPDAHYTLVDESFMAVQSAAENWRAALGERDVIVRAGDGLAGQEAQSLDVVLCNPPFHQQQVVGDFLAWRMFQQAREALVVGGALYIVGNRHLGYHSKLARLFRGVEQVAATPKFVILKARK, from the coding sequence ATGCCTTTGCTCGATACGCCCTTCGCCCAGCTTGATCTGATCCGCCAGCCCGAACAGCAGAACGAACCGCTGCAAGCCTTCGATGCGGCCGACGAATACCTGCTCAATCATCTGGCCGAACAAAATCTGCCAGCGGATACCCGAGTATTGGTGCTCAACGACAGTTTCGGCGCGCTGGCCATCAGCCTCGCAGGCAAAGTGCAGGTCAGCACCAGCGGTGATTCATTTCTGGCGTTTCAGGGCCTGGAAAAAAACCTGCTGCGCAATGGCCAGGCGTTTGATGCTCTGCGAGGCGTTCCCGCCAGCGAGCCGTTGGTCGGGCCGTTCGACCGGGTACTGATCCGCGTCCCGAAAACCCTGGCATTGCTGGAAGAACAACTGATTCGCTTGCAAGGCCAACTGGCGCCCGGTGCGCAGGTCGTGGCAGCGGCGATGGTCAAGCATTTACCCCGCGCCGCCGGTGATCTTCTGGAGCGCTACATCGGGCCGGTTCAGGCTTCGCTGGCGGTGAAGAAGGCACGCTTGCTGATCGCCACGCCCGAGGCCAAGGCTCCGGCCGTCTCGCCCTACCCGACCCGCTATCGCCTCGACGAGCCGGCCATCGAACTGCTCAACCACGCCAACGTGTTCTGCCGTGAAGGGCTGGACATCGGCACCCGTGCCTTCCTTCCGCACCTGCCGAAAAACCTCGGCTCGGCACGAGTCGCCGACCTTGGCTGTGGCAACGGCGTACTGGCCATCGCCAGCGCCCTGCAAAACCCCGACGCGCATTACACGCTGGTGGACGAATCGTTCATGGCCGTGCAATCGGCGGCCGAAAACTGGCGCGCGGCGCTGGGTGAACGTGACGTGATCGTGCGCGCCGGCGACGGTCTGGCCGGACAGGAAGCGCAATCGCTGGACGTGGTGCTGTGCAACCCGCCGTTCCACCAGCAACAGGTGGTTGGCGATTTCCTCGCCTGGCGCATGTTCCAGCAGGCCCGCGAAGCGCTGGTCGTCGGTGGCGCGCTGTACATCGTCGGCAACCGTCACCTGGGTTATCACAGCAAACTGGCGCGGCTGTTTCGGGGTGTCGAACAAGTGGCGGCCACGCCGAAATTCGTGATCCTCAAGGCGCGCAAATAA
- the mscL gene encoding large-conductance mechanosensitive channel protein MscL encodes MGVLSEFKAFAVKGNVVDMAVGIIIGAAFGKIVSSFVGDVIMPPIGLLIGGVDFSDLAITLKAAEGSAPAVVLAYGKFIQSVLDFVIVAFAIFMGVKAINRLKREEAVAPTLPPVPTKEEELLGEIRDLLKAQNNRP; translated from the coding sequence ATGGGCGTGCTCAGCGAGTTCAAGGCCTTCGCGGTCAAAGGCAATGTGGTCGACATGGCCGTCGGTATCATCATCGGCGCAGCCTTTGGCAAGATCGTTTCGTCGTTCGTCGGCGATGTAATCATGCCGCCAATCGGCCTGCTGATCGGCGGGGTGGATTTCAGTGACCTGGCCATTACGCTGAAAGCCGCCGAGGGCAGTGCCCCTGCGGTGGTGCTGGCGTACGGTAAATTCATCCAGAGCGTTCTTGACTTCGTGATCGTCGCCTTCGCGATTTTCATGGGTGTCAAAGCCATCAACCGCTTGAAGCGCGAAGAAGCCGTGGCGCCTACCTTGCCGCCGGTACCGACCAAGGAAGAAGAACTGCTGGGCGAGATCCGCGATCTGCTCAAGGCCCAGAACAACCGGCCTTGA
- a CDS encoding PilZ domain-containing protein, producing MSERRRFKRIAFDAKTELSQGEYIWPVKLIDLSLKGLLIEKPEPWLGDETQDFNVDIHLSKDIDIQMDVQLAHDDHGQLGFQCRHISLESIQRLRRLIELNLGDEAELERELGALMEL from the coding sequence ATGAGCGAGCGTCGCCGCTTCAAACGTATTGCGTTCGATGCCAAGACCGAATTGAGCCAGGGCGAGTACATCTGGCCGGTGAAGTTGATCGATCTGTCGCTCAAGGGCCTGTTGATCGAAAAACCGGAACCGTGGCTGGGAGATGAAACGCAGGACTTCAACGTCGACATTCATTTGAGCAAGGACATCGACATTCAGATGGATGTGCAACTGGCGCACGACGATCATGGCCAACTGGGTTTCCAGTGCCGGCACATCAGCCTGGAATCGATCCAGCGCCTGCGGCGCCTGATCGAACTCAACCTCGGGGATGAGGCCGAGCTCGAACGGGAGCTTGGTGCGTTGATGGAACTCTGA
- a CDS encoding ferredoxin--NADP reductase, which translates to MTASSEKYSRQTLLDVQPLTPNLFTLRTTRDAGFRFRAGQFARIGVTREDGSTVWRAYSMVSSPFDEFLEFFSIVVPGGEFTSELSRLKAGDSLLIERQAFGYLTLDRFIDGRDLWLLSTGTGVAPFLSILQDFEVWEKFERVILVYSVREARELAYQQLIAELMQRDYLAEHAHKFQFIPVVTRESYAGALNGRITTLIENGELEREAGVELTPAHSRVMLCGNPQMIDDTRALLKQRGMALSLTRRPGQVAVENYW; encoded by the coding sequence ATGACAGCCAGCAGCGAAAAATACAGCCGTCAGACATTGCTCGATGTTCAACCGCTGACCCCGAACCTGTTCACCCTTCGTACCACGCGGGATGCCGGTTTCCGTTTCCGCGCCGGGCAATTCGCGCGGATCGGTGTGACCCGTGAGGACGGCAGCACGGTGTGGCGCGCCTACTCGATGGTGTCTTCGCCGTTCGACGAGTTTCTTGAATTTTTCTCCATCGTGGTGCCGGGCGGCGAGTTCACCAGCGAACTGAGCCGGCTGAAGGCGGGTGACAGCTTGCTGATCGAGCGCCAGGCCTTTGGTTATCTGACACTGGATCGCTTCATTGATGGCCGAGACCTCTGGCTGTTATCCACAGGCACGGGGGTGGCGCCGTTTCTGTCGATCCTTCAGGACTTCGAGGTATGGGAGAAGTTTGAGCGAGTCATCCTGGTCTACAGCGTGCGGGAAGCTCGGGAACTGGCTTATCAACAGCTGATTGCCGAGCTGATGCAACGCGATTACCTGGCGGAACATGCTCACAAATTCCAGTTCATTCCTGTGGTCACCCGCGAATCGTATGCCGGCGCGCTCAATGGGCGCATTACCACGCTGATCGAAAATGGTGAGCTGGAGAGGGAGGCAGGCGTCGAACTGACGCCGGCGCATTCGCGAGTCATGCTCTGCGGTAATCCACAGATGATCGATGACACCCGGGCCTTGCTCAAGCAACGCGGCATGGCCCTGAGCCTGACCCGGCGACCGGGGCAGGTGGCGGTGGAAAACTACTGGTAA
- the radA gene encoding DNA repair protein RadA, with the protein MAKAKRMYGCTECGATFPKWAGQCGECGAWNTLTETMVESGGAAAPSGRTGWAGQQAQIKTLAEVSIEEIPRFSTASGELDRVLGGGLVDGSVVLIGGDPGIGKSTILLQTLCNLAKSMPALYVTGEESQQQVAMRARRLGLPQDQLRVMTETCIETIIATARQEKPKVMVIDSIQTIFTEQLQSAPGGVSQVRESAALLVRYAKQSGTAIFLVGHVTKEGALAGPRVLEHMVDTVLYFEGESDGRLRLLRAVKNRFGAVNELGVFGMTDKGLKEVSNPSAIFLTRAQEEVPGSVVMATWEGTRPMLVEVQALVDDSHLANPRRVTLGLDQNRLAMLLAVLHRHGGIPTHDQDVFLNVVGGVKVLETASDLALMAAVMSSLRNRPLPHDLLVFGEVGLSGEVRPVPSGQERLKEAAKHGFKRAIVPKGNAPKEAPAGLQIIAVTRLEQALDSLFE; encoded by the coding sequence ATGGCCAAGGCCAAGCGCATGTACGGCTGCACTGAGTGCGGCGCAACCTTTCCCAAGTGGGCCGGGCAGTGCGGCGAATGCGGTGCCTGGAATACCCTGACCGAAACCATGGTCGAGAGCGGCGGTGCCGCCGCCCCGAGCGGGCGCACCGGCTGGGCCGGGCAGCAGGCCCAGATCAAGACCCTGGCCGAAGTCAGCATCGAAGAAATTCCACGTTTTTCCACAGCCTCCGGCGAGCTCGACCGAGTGCTCGGCGGTGGTCTGGTGGACGGTTCGGTGGTGCTGATCGGTGGTGATCCTGGCATCGGCAAATCGACAATTCTGTTGCAGACCCTGTGCAACCTCGCCAAGAGCATGCCGGCGCTGTACGTCACCGGCGAAGAATCCCAGCAACAAGTTGCGATGCGAGCCCGTCGCCTTGGCCTGCCGCAGGATCAATTGCGGGTCATGACCGAAACCTGCATCGAAACCATCATCGCCACCGCCCGTCAGGAAAAACCCAAGGTGATGGTGATCGATTCGATCCAGACGATTTTCACCGAACAGCTGCAATCGGCACCGGGCGGCGTGTCCCAGGTTCGCGAGAGTGCGGCGCTTCTGGTGCGCTATGCCAAGCAAAGCGGCACGGCGATTTTCCTGGTCGGCCACGTGACCAAGGAGGGCGCGCTCGCAGGGCCGCGGGTTCTGGAGCACATGGTTGATACCGTGTTGTATTTCGAAGGCGAGTCCGACGGTCGGTTGCGTTTGCTGCGAGCGGTGAAAAACCGTTTCGGTGCAGTCAACGAACTCGGCGTGTTCGGCATGACCGACAAGGGCCTGAAAGAAGTCTCCAACCCTTCGGCGATCTTTCTCACACGTGCTCAGGAAGAAGTCCCGGGCAGCGTGGTCATGGCGACGTGGGAAGGCACCCGGCCGATGCTGGTGGAGGTCCAGGCGCTGGTGGATGACAGTCATCTGGCCAACCCGCGTCGGGTCACGCTGGGTCTGGATCAGAATCGTCTGGCGATGCTGTTGGCAGTGCTACACCGTCATGGCGGCATTCCGACCCACGATCAGGACGTGTTCCTCAACGTGGTCGGCGGGGTGAAGGTGTTGGAAACCGCTTCTGACCTGGCGTTGATGGCAGCGGTCATGTCAAGTCTGCGCAACCGGCCGTTGCCTCATGATCTGCTGGTGTTCGGTGAAGTCGGCCTGTCCGGCGAAGTGCGTCCCGTGCCGAGCGGTCAGGAGCGATTGAAGGAAGCCGCCAAGCACGGTTTCAAGCGCGCGATCGTACCCAAGGGCAACGCGCCGAAGGAAGCGCCGGCAGGCTTGCAGATCATTGCGGTGACGCGGCTGGAGCAGGCGCTGGATTCACTCTTCGAGTAA
- a CDS encoding DUF2474 domain-containing protein yields MTGKHSLHDIEEAEKKPLWQRLGWLAMIWLGSVGALFIVASLMRMFMNAAGLTTH; encoded by the coding sequence ATGACCGGCAAACATTCCCTGCACGACATTGAAGAAGCCGAAAAAAAGCCGCTGTGGCAGCGGCTCGGCTGGTTGGCCATGATCTGGCTCGGCAGCGTCGGTGCATTGTTCATCGTCGCCAGCCTGATGCGCATGTTCATGAATGCCGCAGGCCTGACCACGCACTGA
- a CDS encoding autoinducer binding domain-containing protein, with the protein MERWKEFQIEQLTRAKEIENAFPILKNFANNIGFQFCGITVSRPASPSFKPFCINNFTSEWNTEYEENYSADDPITSYCHQSMLPFLWSRKAFSKAPLMWIALQKHGMGHGWSQSYHNDEHDLCCTISLARTHCEIFALELYNEYGVLQYVLQHLIELFVIAFPPMLAKPPPVRLSIREIEIVRLCALGKTAWEIGQILNVAERTVNYHIKNLIIKFNTCNKISAVIAAAKAGYL; encoded by the coding sequence ATGGAAAGGTGGAAGGAATTTCAGATTGAACAACTGACGCGCGCGAAGGAAATCGAAAATGCTTTTCCGATTTTGAAAAACTTTGCCAACAATATTGGCTTCCAGTTTTGCGGCATTACGGTCTCGCGGCCTGCTTCCCCGTCGTTTAAACCGTTTTGCATCAATAACTTCACGTCAGAATGGAACACAGAATACGAAGAAAACTACAGTGCAGATGATCCAATAACATCATATTGCCACCAGTCCATGTTGCCATTTCTCTGGAGCAGAAAAGCTTTTTCGAAGGCTCCACTCATGTGGATTGCACTTCAAAAGCATGGAATGGGACATGGCTGGTCGCAGTCGTATCACAACGATGAACATGACTTGTGCTGCACAATCAGCCTGGCGCGAACCCACTGCGAAATTTTTGCGCTGGAGTTGTACAACGAATACGGAGTGTTGCAATACGTCTTGCAACATTTGATTGAGTTGTTCGTCATTGCCTTCCCGCCAATGCTGGCCAAACCACCACCCGTGCGATTGTCGATACGCGAGATCGAAATCGTGAGGCTGTGCGCCTTGGGCAAGACCGCCTGGGAAATCGGCCAGATCCTGAATGTAGCCGAACGGACCGTGAACTATCACATCAAAAACCTGATCATCAAGTTCAATACCTGCAACAAGATTTCAGCCGTCATCGCCGCCGCCAAGGCCGGATATCTCTAG